In the Streptomyces cinnamoneus genome, GACCGTCGGCGCCATGACCTTCGGCGTCACCTCCTACGCGGTCATGCCCTACGTGTCCGTGGCCGGCGGGCTGCTGGCCGCGCTGCTCGGCTGGGCCTTCGCCTGGCGCGGGGGGCTGAAGGCCGCCCGCTTCGTCCTGATCGGGATCGGCTTCGCGGTCGCCCTGCGCTCGGTCACCCAGCTCTTCCTGACCAAGGGCGACTACCTGGTGGCCCAGCAGGCCAAGGTGTGGATGACCGGCTCCCTCAACGGCCGCGGCTGGGCCGAGGCGGTCCCGCTGGCCTGGGTGCTGCTGGCGCTGCTGCCGGGCGTGTGCTGGGCGGCGCGGGCGCAGCGCACGGTCGCCACGGACGACGACACCGCCACCGCCCTCGGCGTCCGGCTGGGCCGGGTGCGGCTGGGGCTCGCGCTGCTCGGCGTCGTCCTCGCTTCGGTCGCCACGGGCGCGGCCGGGCCGGTGGACTTCGTGGCGCTGCTCGCCCCGCAGATCGCCCGCCGCCTGACCCGCACCGCGCAGATCCCCCTGCTGTGCTCGGCGCTGACGGGGGCGCTGGTGGTGGTCGTGGCGGACCTGCTGGGCCGCAAGCTCTTCGAACCGACCGAACTGCCGGTGGGCGTGCTGACGGCCGCGGTCGGCGCCCCGTACCTGATCTGGCTGATCATGCGCGGCCGCACGGGAGGCACGGCGTGAGCACGACGGACACGACGCAGCCGGCGGAGACGACGCCGGCGACCGGGAGCCGGCTCGCGGCCCGCGACCTGACCCTCGCCTACGAGGAGCGCACGGTCGTCGAGGGCCTCGACCTGGACGTCCCCGACGGCCGGGTGACGGTCGTCGTCGGCCCGAACGCCTGCGGCAAGTCCACGCTGCTGCGCGCGCTGGGCCGGCTGCTGAAGCCGGAGCGCGGCGCGGTGCTGCTGGACGGCGAGCAGCTCGCCCGGATCCCCACCCGCCGGATCGCCCGGTCCCTGGGCCTGCTGCCGCAGACCCCGGTGGCCCCCGAGGCCGTCACGGTCGCCGACCTGGTCTCCCGCGGCCGGCAGCCGCACCAGCGGTGGTGGCGGCAGTGGTCGGAGGAGGACGAGCGGGCGGTGGCCGACGCCATGGCCCGCACGGACGTCGCGGAGCTCGCCGACCGGCCGGTGGACGAGCTGTCGGGAGGCCAGCGCCAGCGCGTGTGGATCGCCATGGCCCTGGCGCAGGAGACGGACCTGCTGCTGCTCGACGAGCCGACGACGTACCTGGACGTCTCCCACCAGGTGGAGGTCCTCGACCTGGTCCGCCGCCTCAACCACGAGCGGGGCCGCACGGTGGTGGCGGTCCTGCACGACCTCAACCAGGCCGCGCGCTACGCCGACCACCTGGTGGCGATGAAGGCGGGCCGGGTGGTGGCCGCCGGCCGGCCCGCGGAGGTCGTGACGGCGGACCTGGTCCGGGAGGTCTTCGGCCTGGAGTCGGTGGTCGTGCCGGACCCGGTGACCGGCGGACCGCTGGTGGTCCCGGGGCGGCCCTGGGGCGGAGCAACGGCCTAGGACCCGGCGGGTCCGTGCGGGAGGTGCCCACGCCCGTACCGGCCTACCCTGGCAGTACGGCGAAACACCTCCTCACCGCACACCCTGGAGGCCCCCATGACCCGGAAAGTCGCCGACTGCCGCAAGTACCCCAGCGAGTCCCACTGCACCCTCACCATCTCCGGTGAGGAGGACGAGGTCCTGCGCGCCGCCGCCGAACACGCCGTCTCCGTGCACGAGCACGAGGACACCCCCGAGCTGCGCGAGCAGATCCGCGGTCTGCTGGAGGACGAGAAGGCCGCGGCCTGAGCGCCCCGGCGGGCGCTTCCGTCACGCCGGGAACCGCTTTCCCACCCACCGCCAGGCGAGCTCCAGCGCCCCGGCCGCCACGGCGGCCACCCCCACCGCCGCCCACGGCAGGGTCGTCCCCACCAGCTTCAGGGCGAAGAACCGCTGGAGCCACGGCGTGGCGAGCACCACCAGGAAACCGGCCCCCATGGCCGCCACAAGCACCACGCGCCACCATGTGTAGGGCCGCGCGATGATGGCGAGCACCCACAGGGAGGTCAGGAAGAGCGTGAGCGTCGCCGCGCTCGTCTCCGCGTCCAGCGACCCGGGCCCCGTGTAGTGGTGCCGCGCCAGCAGGTACACCGCGAAGGTGGCCGTCCCCGCGATGAGTCCGGCCGGGATCGCGTACCGCATCACGCGTCGTACGAAGTGCGGTCGCGCCCGCTCCCGGTTCGGCGCCAGCGCCAGGAAGAACGCGGGCACCCCGATCGTCAGCGTCGACAGCAGCGTCAGGTGGCGCGGCAGGAACGGGTACGGCACGCGCGTGCAGACCACGAGGATCGCCAGCAGCACGGAGTAGACCGTCTTCGTCAGGAACAGCGTCGCCACGCGCGTGATGTTGCCGATGACACGGCGCCCCTCCGCGACCACCGACGGCAGGGTGGCGAAGCTGTTGTTCAGCAGCACGATCTGGGCGACGGCCCGGGTGGCCTCCGACCCCGAGCCCATGGCCACGCCGATGTCCGCGTCCTTCAGGGCCAGCACATCGTTGACGCCGTCGCCCGTCATGGCGACGGTGTGCCCGCGGTACTGGAGGGCGCCCACCATGTCGCGCTTCTGCTGCGGGGTGACGCGTCCGAAGACCGCGCCCTCGTCGAGGGCCTCGCCCATCGCCTCCGGTTCGCCGGGCAGCCGCCGGGCGTCCACCGGCGCCCCGGAGCCCGGCAGGGCCAGCTTCGCGGCGACGGCGCCCACGGAGACCGCGTTGTCCCCGGAGATCACCTTGGCGGAGACGTCCTGCTCGGCGAAGTAGCGCAGGGTGTCGGCCGCGTCCGAGCGCAGCCGCTGTTCCAGGACCACCAGCGCGGTGGGCCGCACGCCCTCGGTGACGCGCGGGTCGTCCAGCTCGCGGTCCGTGCGGGCCAGCAACAGCACGCGCAGGCCCCGGGCGTTGAGCTCCTCGACCTCGGCGAGCGCCGCGGCGCCCGACGGCAGCAGCACGTCGGGCGCGCCCAGCAGCCAGTTGCCGCTGCCGGCGTCGGGGCTGTTGAGCGAGGCGCCGCTGTACTTGCGGGCGGAGGAGAAGGGCAGCGCCTCGGTGCAGCGCCAGCCGCTGCCGTCGGGGTAGGCGTCGATGATGGCCTGGAGGCTGGCGTTGGGGCGGGGGTCGGACTCGCCGAGGGCGCCGAGCACCTGGCGCACGTACCGCTCGTCGGCCCGGGCGTCGGGCAGGACGCGCAGCTCGCTGACGTCCATGCCGCCTTCGGTGAGGGTGCCGGTCTTGTCGAGGCAGACGACGTCGACGCGGGCGAGGCCCTCGATCGCGGGCAGCTCCTGCACCAGGCACTGCTTGCGGCCCAGCCGGACGACGCCGATGGCGAAGGCGACGGAGGTGAGCAGGACCAGGCCCTCGGGGACCATGGGGACGATGCCGGCGACCATCCGCCGGACCGCTTCCCGCCAGTCGTGGTCCTGGACGACGAGCTGGCTGACGATCAGTCCGATCGCGGTCGGGAGCATCATCCACGTCACGTACTTGAGGATCTGGCTGATGCCGGTGCGCAGTTCGGAGTGGACGAGGGTGAAGCGGGACGCCTCCTCGGCGAGCTGGGCGGCGTAGGCGGCGCGGCCGACCTTGGTGGCGGTGAAGGCGCCCCCGCCGGCGACGACGAACGAGCCGGACATGACCTGGTCGCCGGGCTTCTTCAGGACCGGGTCGGCCTCGCCGGTGAGCAGCGACTCGTCGATCTCCAGTCCGTCGGCCTCCGCGACCTCGCCGTCGACGACGCACTTGTCGCCGGGGCCCAGTTCGATGAGGTCGCCGAGGACGATCTCACCGGTGGCGAGGGCGGTGGGGGTGCCGTCGCGGCGGACGGTGGGCCTGGACTCGCCGATGACGGCGAGGGAGTCGAGGGTCTTCTTGGCGCGCAGTTCCTGGACGATGCCGATCGCGGTGTTGGCGACGATGACGAAGCCGAAGAGGCCGTCCTGGAGCGGTCCGACCACGAGGATGATCAGGAAGAGGACGCCGATGATGGCGTTGAACCGGGTGAGGACGTTGGCGCGGACGATCTCGGCGGTGGAGCGCGAGGACCGTACGGGCACGTCGTTGACCTCGCCGCGGGCCACACGCGCGGACACCTCGGCGGTGGTGAGGCCGGGGTGTGCGGGCGGCGGGCCGGGGGCCTCGCGCGGGGCCGGGTCCCCCCGTGCGGTCTGCGGCACCGGATCGCTCATGGATCCGACGGTACGGGCGGTGGGCCCGCTTCACCTTCCGGACCGGCCGAACCGGCGCATTCCGATGCGGCGGGGGCCGGGAGCCGACGGGGGCGCGGACGGCCTTGAGCGGCGCTGCCCGCCCGGGTGTCCCTCAGCGGCTCTCCCCGCTCAGCGGCTCTCCTCGCCGTGGGCCGACTCCGTGGCCCGCGCGGCAGCGTGCCGCTTGATCGCGGCGTCGCGTCCGCGGACGTACCAGACGCCGATGAGCCCGAGCCCGCCACCGGCCAGGCAGGTCCACAGCCACCACAGGTGGCCGTGGTCGCTGAACCAGCCGTAGAAGGGCAGCTGGGCGACGAAGAGGACGAACCACAGGATCGTGCCGCCGGTGACCGTGGCGACGACCGGGCCCTCCAGGGGCTCCGGCGCCTCGTGCTTGGGGGTCCACTTCGTCATGGTCGTCAAGCGTAGTGCGTCCGGGTGGCCGCGCGATGCGGGGGAGCCCTTGCGCCCAAGGGGTCTACGCGCGGAGATAGCCAATCGGACTTTGTTTGTTCATACTGAATCGAACTGGATTCGATTGGGTTGTTTTGTTCGATCATCCAATCGTCTTCAGGTGTCGCTCTCCCGGGCGTGTCCCCCACGGCCCGCGACGGCAGCCCGTGTCCCGGCCTGTCCCAGGCCCATACGACTGAGGTCCCCCCGCATGACCACCTCGGCCACCACCGCTCCCGCCGTCGACGGCGACCGGCAGCCGTCCCCCACGCCGGAGCCGCCCCAGGGCGCCCTCGACCGGTACTTCCGCATCTCCGAGCGGGGCTCGTCCGTCTCCCGCGAGCTGCGCGGCGGTCTGGCCACGTTCTTTGCGATGGCCTACATCATCGTGCTGAACCCGATCATCCTCGGGGCAGGCCACGACAAGTTCGGCCACCAGCTGGACAACGCCCAGCTGGTGACGGCCACCGCCCTGATGGCCGGGCTCTCGACCGTCCTCATGGGCGCGATCGGCAACGTCCCCATCGCCTGCGCCGCCGGCCTCGGCATCAACGCCGTCGTCTCGCTCCAGCTGGCGCCCAAGATGAGCTGGCCGGACGCCATGGGCATGGTGGTCCTGGCGGGCCTGGTGCTGATGGTGCTGGTCGCCTCCGGGTTGCGGCAGCGGGTGATGGACGCGATCCCCGGCGGCCTGCGCCGCGCCATCGCGATCGGCATCGGCCTGTTCATCTCGCTGATCGGCCTCGTCGACTCCGGCTTCGTCTCCCGCAACCCCGACGCCGCGCACACCACCGTGCCGCTCGGCCTCGGTCAGGGCGGTCAGCTGCACGGCTGGCCGGTGCTGGTGTTCGTGGTGGGCCTCGCGCTGACGTTCGTCCTGGTCGTCCGCAAGACGCGGGGCGCGATCCTCGTCGGCATCGTCGCCATGACCATCCTCGCGGTCGTCGTCAACGCCGTCGCGAAGATCCCCGACACGAGCTGGGGCCTGAGCGTCCCGAAGCTGCCGGACAGCGTCGTCGGCGCCCCCGACTTCGGTCTCATCGGCCACATCAGCCTCTTCGGCGGCTTCCGTGAGGTCGGCCTGCTGACCGGCTGCCTCTTCGTCTTCACCGTGCTGCTGTCCGGCTTCTTCGACGCGATGGGCACGATCATCGGCGTCGGCGAGGAGGCCGGGCTGACGGACGACAAGGGCCAGCTGCCCAACATGGGCCGCATCCTGATGGTCGACGGCATCGCCGTCGCCGCCGGCGGCGCGGGCTCCGCCTCCGCCAACACCTGCTTCGTGGAGTCCACGGCCGGCGTCGGCGAGGGGGCCCGCACGGGCCTCGCCAACCTGATGACCGGCGGCCTCTTCCTGCTGGCCCTCGTCTTCACGCCGCTGGCCACCGTCGTTCCGGCCCAGGCCGCGACCCCCGCGCTGGTGGTCGTCGGCTTCCTGATCATGGCCTCGAACGTCAAGGAGATCGACTGGAGCGACTTCACGATCGCGATCCCCGCGTTCCTGACGATCATCTCCATGCCGTTCACCTACTCGATCACCAACGGCATCGGCATCGGCGTCCTGGCCTTCATCCTGCTCCGCCTCGCGGACAAGCGGGCCCGGGAGATCCCCTGGCTGCTGAACGTGGTCGGACTGTGTTTCCTCGTCTACTTCCTGCTCGACCCGATCGAGCAGGTGCTGGGCGTGAAGTAGTACACCGGTCCGCAGGACGGCCGACGAGGGCGGCTGGGCGTGATGCCCAGCCGCCCTCGTGTGCTTCCGTCCGCCCCACTGGCCCACTTTCCTTAGTTCAGGTAATGAGATAAGCTAAAGAACATGCCGGATCTTTCCCGCACTCCCGACGACACCGCCGCCGTCAACGCACTGCGGTCCGGTGTGATGCGCCTGTCCCGCAGGCTCAAGCACCAGCGTGTCGACGAGTCGCTCAGCCCGACCGAGATGTCGGTGCTCGGCACGCTCGCCCGCTGTGGCTCCGCCACCCCCGGAGAGCTGGCCCGCAAGGAGCACGTGCAGCCGCCGTCGATGACCCGCATCGTCGCGCTGCTGGAGGGCAAGGGGCTGGTCAGGCTGGAGCCGCACCCCGAGGACCGCCGCCAGAAGGTGGTGACCCAGACCGAGCAGGCCGAGGCCATGCTCGAGGAGAGCCGGCGCAAACGCAACGCCTGGCTGGCCGACCTGGCCGGCCGGCTGGACGAGGACGAGTGGGCGACGCTGCGCGCCGCGGCACCCGTCCTGGAGAAACTCGCGCACCTGTAAGCGCACCAGAAGGAGGCGAACCCTTTGAGTTCGGGACACGGAGCAGACTCCGCACCCGCACCGAACCGCCACGACGACACACGCACCACCTCCCTGACCGTCAAGGGAGGCATGTTCCGCTCACTCCGGGTCCGCAACTACCGGCTCTTCGCCACCGGACAGGTGGTGTCCAACACCGGTACCTGGATGCAGCGCATCGCCCAGGACTGGCTGGTCCTCAGCCTAACCGGCTCCTCCGCCGCCGTCGGCATCACGACGGCACTGCAGTTCCTCCCCATGCTGCTGCTCGGCCTCTACGGCGGCGTCATCGCCGACCGCTACCCCAAGCGCCGGCTGCTGCTGTTCACCCAGGCCGCGATGGGCGTCACCGGACTCGCCCTCGCCGTGCTCACCCTCAGCGGGCACGTCCAGGTCTGGCACGTGTACCTGACCGCGCTCGCGCTCGGCGTCGTCACCGTCCTCGACAACCCCGCCCGGCAGGCGTTCGTCGTCGAGATGGTCGGCCCCGCCGACCTGCGCAACGCCGTCAGCCTCAACTCCGCGAACTTCCAGTCCGCCCGCCTGGTCGGGCCCGCCGTCGCCGGTGTGCTGATCAGCGCCCTGGGCAGCGGCTGGGCGTTCCTGCTCAACGGGCTGTCCTTCCTCGCGCCGATCGCCGCGCTGCTGCTGATGCGCAACGGCGAACTGCACAAGGTCGACCGCGCCCCGCGCGGCAAGGGCCAGCTGAGGGAGGGCCTGCAACACGTGGCCGGGCGCCCGGAACTGATCTGGCCGATCGTGCTGGTCGGCTTCATCGGCACCTTCGGCTTCAACTTCCCCATCTGGCTCACGGCCTTCGTCAACGACGTCTTCCACGCCGACGCCAGCGCCTACGGCCTGCTCAACACCGTGATGGCCGCCGGTTCGCTGGCCGGTGCGCTCCTCGCCGCCCGCCGGGGCACCTCCCGGCTGCGGCTGCTGATCGGGGCCGCGGCGGCCTTCG is a window encoding:
- a CDS encoding FecCD family ABC transporter permease, which produces MSATSPTAAPGKPAARAHAGARPVGYALVRAGRASFLVHRRGAAAAVGLTVLLAAACLTYLCVGTSLTPPGEALKVLFGLPSAEELTVGTFRLPRMTVGLLAGAAFGVAGALVQTLARNPLASPDVIGVSQGASAATVGAMTFGVTSYAVMPYVSVAGGLLAALLGWAFAWRGGLKAARFVLIGIGFAVALRSVTQLFLTKGDYLVAQQAKVWMTGSLNGRGWAEAVPLAWVLLALLPGVCWAARAQRTVATDDDTATALGVRLGRVRLGLALLGVVLASVATGAAGPVDFVALLAPQIARRLTRTAQIPLLCSALTGALVVVVADLLGRKLFEPTELPVGVLTAAVGAPYLIWLIMRGRTGGTA
- a CDS encoding ABC transporter ATP-binding protein — encoded protein: MSTTDTTQPAETTPATGSRLAARDLTLAYEERTVVEGLDLDVPDGRVTVVVGPNACGKSTLLRALGRLLKPERGAVLLDGEQLARIPTRRIARSLGLLPQTPVAPEAVTVADLVSRGRQPHQRWWRQWSEEDERAVADAMARTDVAELADRPVDELSGGQRQRVWIAMALAQETDLLLLDEPTTYLDVSHQVEVLDLVRRLNHERGRTVVAVLHDLNQAARYADHLVAMKAGRVVAAGRPAEVVTADLVREVFGLESVVVPDPVTGGPLVVPGRPWGGATA
- a CDS encoding DUF1059 domain-containing protein produces the protein MTRKVADCRKYPSESHCTLTISGEEDEVLRAAAEHAVSVHEHEDTPELREQIRGLLEDEKAAA
- a CDS encoding HAD-IC family P-type ATPase, with amino-acid sequence MSDPVPQTARGDPAPREAPGPPPAHPGLTTAEVSARVARGEVNDVPVRSSRSTAEIVRANVLTRFNAIIGVLFLIILVVGPLQDGLFGFVIVANTAIGIVQELRAKKTLDSLAVIGESRPTVRRDGTPTALATGEIVLGDLIELGPGDKCVVDGEVAEADGLEIDESLLTGEADPVLKKPGDQVMSGSFVVAGGGAFTATKVGRAAYAAQLAEEASRFTLVHSELRTGISQILKYVTWMMLPTAIGLIVSQLVVQDHDWREAVRRMVAGIVPMVPEGLVLLTSVAFAIGVVRLGRKQCLVQELPAIEGLARVDVVCLDKTGTLTEGGMDVSELRVLPDARADERYVRQVLGALGESDPRPNASLQAIIDAYPDGSGWRCTEALPFSSARKYSGASLNSPDAGSGNWLLGAPDVLLPSGAAALAEVEELNARGLRVLLLARTDRELDDPRVTEGVRPTALVVLEQRLRSDAADTLRYFAEQDVSAKVISGDNAVSVGAVAAKLALPGSGAPVDARRLPGEPEAMGEALDEGAVFGRVTPQQKRDMVGALQYRGHTVAMTGDGVNDVLALKDADIGVAMGSGSEATRAVAQIVLLNNSFATLPSVVAEGRRVIGNITRVATLFLTKTVYSVLLAILVVCTRVPYPFLPRHLTLLSTLTIGVPAFFLALAPNRERARPHFVRRVMRYAIPAGLIAGTATFAVYLLARHHYTGPGSLDAETSAATLTLFLTSLWVLAIIARPYTWWRVVLVAAMGAGFLVVLATPWLQRFFALKLVGTTLPWAAVGVAAVAAGALELAWRWVGKRFPA
- a CDS encoding DUF2530 domain-containing protein, translated to MTKWTPKHEAPEPLEGPVVATVTGGTILWFVLFVAQLPFYGWFSDHGHLWWLWTCLAGGGLGLIGVWYVRGRDAAIKRHAAARATESAHGEESR
- a CDS encoding NCS2 family permease translates to MTTSATTAPAVDGDRQPSPTPEPPQGALDRYFRISERGSSVSRELRGGLATFFAMAYIIVLNPIILGAGHDKFGHQLDNAQLVTATALMAGLSTVLMGAIGNVPIACAAGLGINAVVSLQLAPKMSWPDAMGMVVLAGLVLMVLVASGLRQRVMDAIPGGLRRAIAIGIGLFISLIGLVDSGFVSRNPDAAHTTVPLGLGQGGQLHGWPVLVFVVGLALTFVLVVRKTRGAILVGIVAMTILAVVVNAVAKIPDTSWGLSVPKLPDSVVGAPDFGLIGHISLFGGFREVGLLTGCLFVFTVLLSGFFDAMGTIIGVGEEAGLTDDKGQLPNMGRILMVDGIAVAAGGAGSASANTCFVESTAGVGEGARTGLANLMTGGLFLLALVFTPLATVVPAQAATPALVVVGFLIMASNVKEIDWSDFTIAIPAFLTIISMPFTYSITNGIGIGVLAFILLRLADKRAREIPWLLNVVGLCFLVYFLLDPIEQVLGVK
- a CDS encoding MarR family winged helix-turn-helix transcriptional regulator — protein: MPDLSRTPDDTAAVNALRSGVMRLSRRLKHQRVDESLSPTEMSVLGTLARCGSATPGELARKEHVQPPSMTRIVALLEGKGLVRLEPHPEDRRQKVVTQTEQAEAMLEESRRKRNAWLADLAGRLDEDEWATLRAAAPVLEKLAHL
- a CDS encoding MFS transporter, with amino-acid sequence MSSGHGADSAPAPNRHDDTRTTSLTVKGGMFRSLRVRNYRLFATGQVVSNTGTWMQRIAQDWLVLSLTGSSAAVGITTALQFLPMLLLGLYGGVIADRYPKRRLLLFTQAAMGVTGLALAVLTLSGHVQVWHVYLTALALGVVTVLDNPARQAFVVEMVGPADLRNAVSLNSANFQSARLVGPAVAGVLISALGSGWAFLLNGLSFLAPIAALLLMRNGELHKVDRAPRGKGQLREGLQHVAGRPELIWPIVLVGFIGTFGFNFPIWLTAFVNDVFHADASAYGLLNTVMAAGSLAGALLAARRGTSRLRLLIGAAAAFGLLEVMAALAPSFWVFAALLVPIGMCGLTINVTANSGIQLASDPALRGRVMSLFMMVFMGGAPLGAPLVGWVTDVYGPRVGFLAGGVVSLLAAAGIGLALARAGDLRLKVDLRRGHRHVAFVAREPSARQEAVTTAA